The following coding sequences lie in one Rutidosis leptorrhynchoides isolate AG116_Rl617_1_P2 chromosome 6, CSIRO_AGI_Rlap_v1, whole genome shotgun sequence genomic window:
- the LOC139855517 gene encoding uncharacterized protein isoform X1, with the protein MNINLFCPKSILSTIHGIVQISLVDLNDREDMQLPTNTKAVRSLCVKPCSKLALLTSLGKKLPVVRTNAVELVKLLNLILPQSVNIRIFAVKFIYLCTSANNNGICVGHYGWVWVEQTQLWHKNLEKFGRCSVLTIISNLMNKRRL; encoded by the exons ATGAACATCAATTTATTTTGTCCCAAAAGTATATTATCCACTATTCATGGTATTGTGCAGATAAGTTTGGTAGATCTAAATGATAGAGAAGATATGCAACTTCCCACAAATACAAAAGCTGTTAGGTCCCTTTGTGTTAAACCTTGTAGCAAGCTTGCACTTCTTACTTCTTTAGGGAAAAAGTTACCAGTTGTCAG AACAAATGCAGTTGAATTGGTGAAGCTTTTGAATTTAATCCTTCCCCAATCTGTCAATATCCGGATCTTTGCAGTAAAA TTCATCTATCTATGCACAAGTGCTAACAACAACG GTATTTGTGTAGGTCATTATGGGTGGGTTTGGGTTGAGCAGACACAATTATGGCATAAGAACTTGGAGAAATTTGGAAGATGTAGTGTTTTAACTATAATTTCAAATTTGATGAACAAAAGACGTTTGTGA
- the LOC139855517 gene encoding uncharacterized protein isoform X2, with product MNINLFCPKSILSTIHGIVQISLVDLNDREDMQLPTNTKAVRSLCVKPCSKLALLTSLGKKLPVVRTNAVELVKLLNLILPQSVNIRIFAVKFIYLCTSANNNGELYGYGHVIVMVISHVFV from the exons ATGAACATCAATTTATTTTGTCCCAAAAGTATATTATCCACTATTCATGGTATTGTGCAGATAAGTTTGGTAGATCTAAATGATAGAGAAGATATGCAACTTCCCACAAATACAAAAGCTGTTAGGTCCCTTTGTGTTAAACCTTGTAGCAAGCTTGCACTTCTTACTTCTTTAGGGAAAAAGTTACCAGTTGTCAG AACAAATGCAGTTGAATTGGTGAAGCTTTTGAATTTAATCCTTCCCCAATCTGTCAATATCCGGATCTTTGCAGTAAAA TTCATCTATCTATGCACAAGTGCTAACAACAACGGTGAGCTATATGGTTATGGACATGTCATTGTTATGGTGATTTCACAT GTATTTGTGTAG